A single region of the Nicotiana sylvestris chromosome 6, ASM39365v2, whole genome shotgun sequence genome encodes:
- the LOC138870364 gene encoding uncharacterized protein, with translation MGDTSARKEIEETSQNASITKETAAHLEQTLLRFREELEQVRNLESLSITLAAADANNQNHTIPPPAQPAHTQACNTCNNTPLLIPEPQNTTNDQNTPIFVDIVPHYAQPISDTPESDSKDSLIQNLAAELKRLTSRVQGVEDNKGVEGLNYEYLCVQPDVELPEGYKPPKFEMFDGTGDPRVHLRMYYDKLVGVGRDDKIRMKLFMRSLKGDALSWFNTENAPDVFYIQNLKKKPTETFCKYATRWRLEAAMVRPALEEEQMNRFFVRAQDPQYYERLMLIEGQKFSDIIKLGERIEEGIKNAVTAENPSQWINPNKTSAYHFGMKGHTIDECRSLKDKIQNLIDNKIIIAKDPAPNVRNNPLPDHKGRGIHMIEIEDDWDPKGSIGLIAEGDEPHKPAVTLIPIVVQIQPSKEDVVNVSVPLEFEAPPAKVPKLIEVEFGIPKAPAPFEVAMLPPRVSIPVSMTDMTPFKSKAIPWDYTAEARKKGKTHTGEAVAAQGMTRTGRILSEAYVPSNITGGEMANMVGQVLESHKITFHEDALPPEELSHNKALHITVQCEDHFITRILVDGGSSLNICPLITLRTLGKGLHEVKHGAISVKAFDGSQSVALTYLDDEPTTVTCNEAIQQTDIDSEEDDILEEVVREVENFENRPKSNLDETEVVNLGDTENVKETHISAHLSPSEKKEYTEFLKECEDIFAWSYDDMTGLSTSIVAHKLPTDPTCRPVKQKLRKFNPDMSLRIKEEVTKQVKARVLMVVEYPT, from the exons atgggagATACCAGTGCTAGAAAGGAAATCGAGGAAACCTCTCAGAACGCTTCAAtcactaaggaaactgctgctcaTCTTGAGCAAACTTTGCTGAGATTTCGAGAagaattggaacaagttcgaaaccTGGAAAGTCTGTCAATCACTCTTGCCGCTGCTGATGCCAACAACCAGAACCATACTATACCACCACCAGCACAACCCGCTCATACCCAAGCCTGCAACACCTGCAACAACACTCCACTGCTCATTCCCGAACCccaaaacaccacaaacgaccagaACACTCCCATCTTTGTGGACATTGTACCCCACTATGCCCAGCCTATCTCGGATACACCTGAATCTGACAGCAAAGACTCCCTCATTCAGAATTTAGCTGCTGAGCTCAAGAGGTTAACCAGTCGGGTCCAGGGTGTCGAAGATAACAAAGGtgtagaaggtttgaactatgaatatctttgtgttcagccagatgtcgaactcccggaggggtacaaacctcccaagttcgaaatgttcgacggtacaggtgatcccagggtccatCTCAGAATGTATTATGATAAGTTGGTAGGAGTCGGAAGGGATGATaaaatccgcatgaagctgttcatgaggagtttgaagggtgatgctttatcatg gttcaacactgagaacgcaccagatgtgttctatatccagaatctcaagaagaagcccacagagacctTTTGcaaatatgctactcgttggaggttagAAGCTGCTATGGTCAGACCGGCcttggaggaagaacaaatgaacaggtttttcgtccgTGCTCAGGATCCGCAATACTACGAGAGGCTGATGCTAATAGAGGGCCAaaagttctccgacatcatcaagttgggagaaaggattgaagaaggcatcaaaaatg CCGTAACTGcagaaaatccttcccaatgGATCAACCCAAACAAGACTAGCGCATACCATTTCGggatgaagggacataccatcgacgagtgtcgctcgttgaaagacaagattcagaacttgattgacaacaagatcattatagcaaaggatcccgctcctaatgtccgcaacaaccccctgCCTGACCACAAGGGCAGGGGCATCCATATGATTGAGATtgaagatgattgggaccccaaagggtcaaTCGGGTTGATAGCTGAAGGTGATGAACCTCATAAGCCGGCGGTTACCCTCATTCCCATTGTTGTTCAGATTCAGCCTTCTAAAGAAGATGTGGTAAATGTGTCTGTACCACTCGAGTTTGAAGCACCGCCTGCAAAGGTGCCAAAACtgattgaggttgagtttgggattccaaaggcacccgcaccatttgaagttgctaTGTTACCTCCAAGGGTGTCCATTCCGGTTTCCATGACAGACATGACCCCATTCAAGTCGaaagccataccttgggattacacagctgaggCTAGAAAAAAAGGGAAGACACATACCGGAGAAGCGGTCGCCGCACAGGGCATGACTAGAACAGGCAGG ATACTAAGTGAAGCTTATGTTCCCAGCAACATAACAGGAGGCGAAATGGCGAATATGGTAGGACAGGtgttggaaagccacaaaatcaccttccacgaggatgcGTTACCACCAGAAGAGCTTAGTCATAACAAGGCGTTGCATATCACTGTGCAATGTgaagatcatttcatcaccagaatcttgGTCGACGGGGGATCCAGCcttaacatttgtccattgataaCTCTCAGGACATTGGGTAAGGGATTGCACGAGGTCAAACACGGGGCTATCAGTGTCAAAGCTTTTGATggatctcagag CGTTGCTCTTACatatcttgatgatgaaccaacaactgtgaCTTGCAATGAGGCAATACAACAAACGGATATagattcagaagaggatgatatactagAAGAGGTTGTTAGAGAGgtcgaaaactttgagaataggcctaagtctaatctAGATGAGACCGAAGTCGTTAATTTGGGTGATACTGAGAATGTCAAGGAAACACATATCAGCGCACATttgtcgccatcagaaaagaaagagtacacagagTTCCTAAAAGAGtgtgaggatatctttgcatggtcttatgacgATATGACTGgcctcagcacatccattgtggctcacaagttgccaacTGATCCTACATGTcggccggtaaagcagaagctcaggaaattcaacccagacatgagtttgaggattaaagaagaggttactaagcaagtcaaagccagggTTCTCATGgtggtagaatatccgacatga